The proteins below come from a single Triticum aestivum cultivar Chinese Spring chromosome 5D, IWGSC CS RefSeq v2.1, whole genome shotgun sequence genomic window:
- the LOC123123392 gene encoding L-type lectin-domain containing receptor kinase SIT2, producing MPAMKHASFLQRFLLLLFGLIITTLASSDDQFLFSGFNQSSLTLDGCAVVTDAGLLDLSNGTTALNGHAFYPTPLQFRKSPGGKVQSFSVNVVFSIFIAYQDLRAGGMAFFIAPATNFSDAQGAKYFGLLNEKNNGNTRNHIFMVELDTFKHVELQDIDDNHIGIDINSVISLESNTSGFYEDEGGAFKSMMLNGNEAMQLWVDYNESDTQIKVTLAPINLPKPSRPLLSATYDLSTVLSGSASYIGFSSVSTLINTRQYVMGWSFGMNQPAPSIDISKLPKLPFVGPKAQSKLLMIVLPIATATLILSMGTLVTLVVRRRLKYAEVREDWEGEFGPHRFSYKDLFHATGGFKNKHLLGEGGFGKVYKGVLPLSSVEIAVKRMSHESRQGMKEFVTEVVSIGRLRHRNVVQLLGYCRRKSELFLVYNYMPNGSLDKYLHCEDHRGILNWGQRFRIIKGIATGLLYLHEKWEKIIIHRDIKASNVLLDGEMNGRLGDFGLARLYDHGTDAQTTHMVGTKGYLAPELLRTEGNEVFLVDWVLEHWNNEALIKTVDTRLQCDFSIDEACLVLKLGLLCLHPFPSSRPRMREVKQYLDGDMPLPELRKTELSVNMAALVKSNGPNLVIMSYPQITSSFCMISGLSGGR from the exons ATGCCTGCAATGAAGCATGCATCCTTCCTTCagcgcttcctcctcctcctgttcgGTCTTATCATCACAACCTTGGCCTCCAGCGATGATCAATTTCTCTTCTCCGGCTTCAACCAATCCAGCCTAACCCTCGATGGTTGTGCCGTGGTCACAGACGCCGGCCTCCTTGATCTGTCCAATGGCACAACTGCTCTCAATGGTCATGCCTTCTACCCTACTCCTCTGCAATTCCGCAAGTCGCCCGGTGGTAAAGTTCAATCCTTCTCAGTCAATGTAGTTTTCAGCATCTTCATCGCATACCAAGACTTGAGAGCTGGAGGCATGGCCTTCTTCATCGCCCCCGCAACGAATTTCTCTGATGCACAAGGAGCCAAGTACTTTGGCCTACTCAACGAGAAGAACAATGGCAACACAAGAAATCACATCTTCATGGTCGAACTCGACACCTTCAAACATGTTGAGCTCCAAGACATCGACGACAACCACATCGGTATCGACATCAACAGTGTAATCTCCTTGGAATCCAACACGTCCGGCTTCTATGAAGACGAGGGTGGTGCCTTCAAGAGCATGATGCTGAATGGCAACGAGGCTATGCAACTGTGGGTGGATTACAACGAGAGTGATACGCAGATCAAAGTGACCTTGGCTCCAATCAACCTGCCCAAACCATCAAGGCCACTGCTCTCTGCAACATATGATCTCTCAACTGTACTCTCCGGCTCGGCTTCATACATTGGATTCTCATCCGTATCTACTCTCATCAACACCCGTCAGTATGTGATGGGCTGGAGCTTTGGCATGAATCAACCAGCTCCATCCATTGACATCTCCAAGCTTCCCAAGTTGCCTTTTGTTGGTCCCAAGGCCCAGTCCAAGCTCTTGATGATCGTCCTACCAATAGCCACTGCAACACTGATCCTCTCTATGGGCACTCTTGTCACTCTAGTTGTGCGAAGGCGACTGAAGTATGCTGAGGTGCGTGAGGATTGGGAGGGAGAGTTTGGTCCGCATCGGTTCTCGTACAAGGATTTGTTCCATGCTACGGGAGGGTTCAAGAACAAACACCTACTTGGAGAAGGGGGTTTTGGGAAAGTATATAAAGGAGTTCTTCCATTGTCTAGTGTGGAGATTGCTGTGAAGAGGATGTCTCATGAGTCAAGGCAGGGGATGAAGGAATTTGTCACCGAGGTTGTTAGCATCGGTCGACTCCGTCATCGAAATGTTGTGCAGCTACTTGGCTATTGCCGGAGAAAAAGTGAACTGTTTTTGGTTTATAATTACATGCCAAATGGTAGCCTTGATAAATACCTACATTGTGAAGACCACAGGGGCATTTTGAATTGGGGTCAGAGGTTTCGAATCATCAAAGGCATTGCTACCGGCTTGCTCTATCTCCATGAGAAGTGGGAGAAGATAATAATCCATAGAGACATCAAGGCAAGCAATGTACTCCTGGATGGTGAAATGAATGGGCGGCTTGGTGACTTTGGCCTTGCAAGGTTATATGATCATGGCACTGACGCACAAACCACACATATGGTTGGTACAAAGGGGTACCTAGCCCCGGAGCTACTGCGGACag AGGGAAATGAAGTTTTCTTGGTAGATTGGGTACTCGAGCATTGGAACAACGAAGCGCTTATCAAGACAGTGGATACTAGGCTGCAATGCGACTTCAGCATTGATGAAGCATGCCTCGTGTTAAAGCTGGGACTTTTGTGCTTGCACCCATTTCCTAGTTCAAGGCCCAGGATGCGGGAAGTTAAGCAATACCTCGACGGTGACATGCCACTGCCCGAGCTGAGGAAGACGGAGCTGAGCGTGAACATGGCGGCCCTGGTGAAAAGCAATGGACCGAACTTGGTCATCATGTCATACCCGCAAATCACATCGAGCTTCTGCATGATATCTGGCCTCTCAGGAGGAAGATGA